Below is a window of Halarcobacter anaerophilus DNA.
ACTATTGGTTTTGGAGAAGCTTTAACTCTTATATGCTCGGCACTTTTTGCTTTACAGATACTTTTTACGGATAAATATTCAAAAAGAGTTAACGTCTTTATGTTGGTACTGTTTCAATTTTTAACCGTAACTATCTACTCTTTGCTCTTTTCTTTGTCTTTGGATGAAGTAACTTTTAATGTTGATTTTAATCCAACTTTTTTAAAAGCTGTTATAGTAACTTCTTTGTTTGCCACTGTTTATGCTTTTTTAGTTCAAACATATATGCAACAATTTACGACTCCTACTAAAACTGCCATTATTTTTACTATGGAACCTGTAAGTGCGGGAGTATACGGATATTTTGTAGGAAATGAAATTTTAACATCAATTCAAATTTTAGGTGCGGTTTTTATTATAATTGCGGTTCTTCTAGCAGAAGTAAAACTAAAAAAAGAGTAAAACGAATTTACTCTTTTTTATTCTTACATTTAGAAATCTACTTTTATTCCTTTGAAAGTACATTCAAAAAGTTTTGCCATTGTTTTATCATCGATTTCTCTTGGATTTGAAGCCGTACAAGCATCTAAAACCGCATTGTGAGCGATAAAATCCAAATTTTTATTAAACTCGTTTTCATCTATTCCATACTCTTTCATTGAGTGGGGAATATTTAATTTATCGTTCATTTCATCTATATATTCAATAAAAGAATCGACTAATTGCGCCTCATTATCACCTTTTAACTCTAAAGCTTTTGCAATATCGGCATATCTGTATTCACAGGCTTTTCTGTTATAAGAAATAACATAAGGTAAAAATATTGCATTTGCACATCCATGAGGAATTCCAAATACCGCTCCTACTTTGTGTGCCATTGAATGAGTAATTCCCAGTAAAGCATTTGAAAATGCCATCCCTGCCAAACATTGAGCTTCGTGCATAAACTCTTTTGCTTTTTCATTTTCATTATATGAATCAATTAAATTCTCTTTTATCATTGTTAATGCTTTTAAAGCTAAAGGATCCGTAAAATTAGAGTGTAAAGAAGCAACATAAGCTTCAGTTGCATGAGTTAAAGCATCCATTCCCGTATGAGCGACTAATTTTTTAGGCATTGTTTTGGCAATATCAGGATCAACTATTGCAATATCAGGCGTAATATTAAAATCTGCCATAGGATATTTAATTCTCTCTTTATAATCAGTAATTACCGAAAATGCAGTAACTTCTGTTGCCGTACCGCTTGTTGAAGGAATTGCAACGAAAATTGCTTTTTGTCTTAAAGTAGGAAGATTAAAAGGAATAACAGCCTCTTTAAAAGTAAAATCAGGATATTCGTAAAATATCCACATCGCTTTAGCGGCATCAATTGCAGAACCTCCACCCATTGATACGATAATATCGGGATTAAATTCAAGCATTTTTTTAGAACCGTTCATTACCGTTTCAACACCTGGATCAGGTTCAACTCCTTCAATAGTCTCAACTTCCAAACCTGCTTCTTTTAGATAATTAACAGCTTTGTCTAAAAAACCGAATTTTTTCATTGAATGTCCGCCGACTATTAAAATTGCTTTTTTACCTTTTAAATTTTTCAACTCTTTTAAAGAACCTGCACCGTAATATATATCCCTTGGTAACGTAAAACGAGCCATATTCACTCCTTTATATCTTAATTTTTATCATTATATAATCTAGAATATAACCTAAATAATCTTTGTAGAAACTTATTAGTTTTTCAAAAATTTATAATAAAAATATATAAAATGCTTTTTTTTTGCGACTAATTGAGTATATAATTTTTGATACCTTATAAAAGGAGATATGCATGAGAAAACTTTTATATATTACAGACCAGGATGAATATACGGATCACAGTTTTATAGGACCTCTATTTGAAAAGTATTTAAAAAAGTTCTATGATGTCGATATTATATATTTTAGTGAATTTAAAGCTGAATTTGAGAAAAGAGATAAAAACAGATTTATTTTTCCCCTTAATTCAAAAAAAAATCTGATAAAAGAGTTAAAAAACTCTAAAATAGATATATCCTCTTACTATTATATAGTAGTTAGAAATGATGCAAAAATACTCAAAAATATATTAAACAGCAGCAAAGAGTATAATTACAAAGTTGGATACAGACTCTCTTTTCCAAAAAGAAGAGCCAAACTAGAAGTAGATAAAGCAAATAGAAAATCAAATATTTTTAAGGATTTAAATACGATTATTGTAACAAGTTTGGAAAAAAATCTAATAAATCAATGTGATATTTTTCTACCTGCATCAAGACAGCTAAAAGAGGAGTATTTCAAAGATGTTACGGCAAAAACTTTTATCTGCCCGCCGGCAATTGATCCTGAAATTTTACATGAAAATGTTCAACACAAAGGAAGTGAAAAAAGATTTTTTTATGCGGGAACATTAGATAAATTAAGAGAGTTTGAAACGGTTTTGGAAGCTTTTTCTTCTTTAAACAGTACAAACTGGAAACTTATAATATCTACAAAAGATCCGCAATATGCAAAAGAAGTAATTAATAGTTTTGATAATCTAAAACAGAATATAGAAATACATAATGCCAAAACAAAAAAAGAACTTCTTGATTTAATATCAGAAGCTGATATCGGAGTCTCCATTCTTCCTAGTATTCCGCTTTTTGATACCTCAACTCCCGTTAAAATTATAGATTATTACTCATCTGCTATTCCTTGTATTATGACCGATAATGCAAACAGCAGTGAAATTTTTATAAATGACAAAGAAGCGTGGTTTTGTGAATTTTCAAAAGATACTATAAAAAAGAAACTGGAATATATTTTAGATCTTCCAAAAGAGGAAGTGGCGCAAGTTGGAATGGCAGGACAAAAAAAACTTCTTGCTACTAGAAATTATGAAAGAATAGCTGCCGATTTGGCTCATCAGCTAGATATATTATAAAACAGGAGTTTTTCTCTTGTTTTAGCCCTTCTCTCTTTTTGACCAATAACCTGCTAATATTGAACCTGAAATATTATGCCAGATACTAAAAATTGCTCCTGGAAGTGCACTTAAAGGTGTAAAATATTTCATAGCTAAAACTACGGCTAATCCCGAGTTTTGCATGCCGACTTCTATTGCTACTGTTTTACAGCTTCTATTATCAAAACCGAAGATTTTTGAAAAATAATAGCCTCCTAGCAATCCTGCAAGATTATGAAAAATAATTGCAAGCATTAAAGGTAAAGCGATAGTTGAAATTTTACTTTGATTTATTCCTATTATAACTCCTATTATAAATACTATTGAGATTATCGATAAAAAGGCAAAAACATCATGTCTTTTATCTATATATTTACTGAAAAAATGGTTTAAAACAAGACCTACTACAACAGGTACGAAAACTATTTTTAAAATACTCAAAAGCATACTAAAAGCAGGAACAGGAACGGTTTGCCCCACATACAAAAGTGTTAGGTATGGAGTAACTATTATTGACAAAAGAGTAGAAACAACCGTCATTGTAATTGATAAAGCTACATCGGCTTTTGCCAAATAAGCAATTACATTAGAGGCCGTTCCACCTGAAACTGCCCCTACAAGTACCATTCCAACCATAAGTTCGGTAGATAAGTTAAACAATTTTGAGACTATAAAAGCTATAAAAGGCATTAGTAAAAATTGCAAAACTACTGCCAAAGCAATAAGTTTCGGTCTTTTTAAAACTCTTTTAAAATCCTCTATTTTAAGAGTAATTCCCATAC
It encodes the following:
- a CDS encoding bile acid:sodium symporter family protein — translated: MIKKISALFPLWAIGFSIITYLQPQLVVDFKSWIIPLLILIMFCMGITLKIEDFKRVLKRPKLIALAVVLQFLLMPFIAFIVSKLFNLSTELMVGMVLVGAVSGGTASNVIAYLAKADVALSITMTVVSTLLSIIVTPYLTLLYVGQTVPVPAFSMLLSILKIVFVPVVVGLVLNHFFSKYIDKRHDVFAFLSIISIVFIIGVIIGINQSKISTIALPLMLAIIFHNLAGLLGGYYFSKIFGFDNRSCKTVAIEVGMQNSGLAVVLAMKYFTPLSALPGAIFSIWHNISGSILAGYWSKREKG
- a CDS encoding iron-containing alcohol dehydrogenase, with the translated sequence MARFTLPRDIYYGAGSLKELKNLKGKKAILIVGGHSMKKFGFLDKAVNYLKEAGLEVETIEGVEPDPGVETVMNGSKKMLEFNPDIIVSMGGGSAIDAAKAMWIFYEYPDFTFKEAVIPFNLPTLRQKAIFVAIPSTSGTATEVTAFSVITDYKERIKYPMADFNITPDIAIVDPDIAKTMPKKLVAHTGMDALTHATEAYVASLHSNFTDPLALKALTMIKENLIDSYNENEKAKEFMHEAQCLAGMAFSNALLGITHSMAHKVGAVFGIPHGCANAIFLPYVISYNRKACEYRYADIAKALELKGDNEAQLVDSFIEYIDEMNDKLNIPHSMKEYGIDENEFNKNLDFIAHNAVLDACTASNPREIDDKTMAKLFECTFKGIKVDF
- a CDS encoding glycosyltransferase; the protein is MRKLLYITDQDEYTDHSFIGPLFEKYLKKFYDVDIIYFSEFKAEFEKRDKNRFIFPLNSKKNLIKELKNSKIDISSYYYIVVRNDAKILKNILNSSKEYNYKVGYRLSFPKRRAKLEVDKANRKSNIFKDLNTIIVTSLEKNLINQCDIFLPASRQLKEEYFKDVTAKTFICPPAIDPEILHENVQHKGSEKRFFYAGTLDKLREFETVLEAFSSLNSTNWKLIISTKDPQYAKEVINSFDNLKQNIEIHNAKTKKELLDLISEADIGVSILPSIPLFDTSTPVKIIDYYSSAIPCIMTDNANSSEIFINDKEAWFCEFSKDTIKKKLEYILDLPKEEVAQVGMAGQKKLLATRNYERIAADLAHQLDIL
- a CDS encoding DMT family transporter, coding for MYRKKLLELRADLLLLTVAIAWGVTFLMVQEAIEKVPVYSFLFWRFLIATILMGIISYKFYDKINKQTIFYGFVLGTFLFSAFATQTFGLSYTKSSIVAFITGLNVILVPFFAYVIFKDHVRKMVFIGSIIAVIGLYLLTMSGRLTIGFGEALTLICSALFALQILFTDKYSKRVNVFMLVLFQFLTVTIYSLLFSLSLDEVTFNVDFNPTFLKAVIVTSLFATVYAFLVQTYMQQFTTPTKTAIIFTMEPVSAGVYGYFVGNEILTSIQILGAVFIIIAVLLAEVKLKKE